Part of the Pseudomonas sp. Leaf58 genome is shown below.
CGTGCCCTCGGTGCTGCGAAAGTGCTCCACCCCCAACCCGGCCAGTTCCTGCGGCGCGTTGATCAGCGTCCAGTGCAACACACTGCGTTGTAGCCCATCGACCACCTGATCCACGCATTCGCGCTCTATCTCGCTGTACTTGCTCGGCTCATCCAGCACATCGAAATCGCCCACCAGCAACAGCCGGCGTATAGTCGTAGGCTTCAACCCCGCCACCAACGCGTCGCTCATGCGGGCTTGTTCCAGCAGGTCACGCGGTGCCAGCGCCGACAGTAGGGCTATCACCGCCGAGCCTCCGGCCGCGCCTTGCTCTGCCTGGTCGGCATCGCCCAGCCCACCTATCTTGAAATGCAGGCCAGGGCGCGGGGCGTGGCGGTTGAGGTTGTCGACCACGGCGGTCACTTCGTGCTGGCGCGACAGCAGCTCGACCATCAGGGCACTGCCCAGGCTGCATTCAGGCCCGAACAGGACCAGTTTGAATACTGGGGTTTCGGCGTTTTTCACTGCATCACTCCCTTTGCAGGTGGTGATGGTTGGACCGCAATCAGGAGTTATCGTGCAGAGGATCAAGGGTTACCACGCCCATGTGTACTACGACGCAGCGACCATGCAGCAGGCCCGTGAACTGTGCGAAGAGGCTTCGCGGCTGTTCCCGGTAACCATGGGGCGCATGCATCAAAAACCGGTTGGGCCGCACCCGGACTGGAGCTGTCAGTTAGCCTTCGAGCCGGAAATTGTGGGAGTGGTGTTGCCTTGGTTGGCGCTGTATCGGAAAGGGTTGGTGGTGTTCATGCACCCGCTGACCGGGGATGAGTTGGCGGACCACCGCGATCATGCGATCTGGATGGGGGCTGTGCGGCCTTTGGACCTGTCGATGTTTGGTGGGTAGGTATCTATTGGCTGGTATGGCCTCTTCACGGGCAAGCCCGCTCCTACAGGGATGACACGATACCTGTAGGAGCGGGCTTGCCCGCGAACCAGGCGATGCGGTTTAGCGACGAGCGCCGCGTACCCCTTCAGCCAGCGCCGAGCACAGGCTCAATACGTCGCTCACCGCCTGATCGGCACTCTTGGCCTGGGCAATCTTGTCGACCAACGCAGAGCCCACCACCACACCATCCGCCAAGCGGGCAATGTTCGCTGCCTGCTCTGGCGTACGAATGCCAAAGCCAACGCTGATCGGCAGATCGGTATGCCGACGCAGGCGGGCGATGGCCTCGGTCACGTGTTCGGTGGTCGCCGAACCGGCACCGGTCACACCGGCCACCGACACGTAGTAGACAAACCCGGAGCTGCGCTCCAGCACGCGCGGCAGGCGCGCATCGTCAGTGGTCGGGGTGGTCAGGCGGATGAAGTCGATGCCCGCAGCCTGGGCTGGGCTAGCCAGCTCGGCGTCGTGCTCTGGCGGCAGGTCGACGATGATCAGGCCATCGACCCCCGCTTGCTTGGCTTCGGCCACGAACTTTTCCACGCCAAAGCGGTGGATCGGGTTGTAGTAGCCCATCAGCACGATCGGCGTGGTCTGGTTATCCACACGGAATTCGCGAACCATTTGCAGGGTCTTGGCCAAGGTCTGGCCGGCTTCCAGGGCGCGCAGGGTGGCCAGCTGAATAGCCACGCCATCGGCCATCGGGTCGGTGAACGGCATGCCCAGTTCGATCACGTCGGCCCCGGCAGCCGGCAGGCCCTTGAGGATCTGCAGCGAGGCGTCGTAGCCCGGGTCGCCCGCGGTGACGAAGGTGACCAGTGCCGAGCGGCCTTCGGCCTTCAGTTCGGCGAAGCGTTGTTCAAGACGGCTCATGCCTGTTTCTCCTGGGCGGCCATATGGCTCATGACGGTTTGCATGTCTTTGTCGCCGCGGCCCGACAGGCACACGACCATCAGGTGGTCCTTAGGCAGGTTCGGTGCACGTTTGATCGCCTCGGCCAGCGCATGGGAGCTTTCCAGCGCTGGGATGATGCCCTCCAGGCGGCAGCAGGCATGGAAGGCGTCGAGGGCTTCGTCGTCGGTGATGCTGACGTATTCCACGCGTTTCACTTCGTGCAGGTAGGCGTGCTCCGGGCCGATGCCCGGGTAGTCCAGGCCGGCGGAAATCGAGTGGGCATCGGTGATTTGGCCGTCTTCATCCTGCAGCAGGTAGGTACGGTTGCCGTGCAGCACACCTGGTACGCCGCCGTTCAGGCTGGCTGCGTGCTTGTCGGTGTGTACGCCATGGCCGCCGGCTTCAACGCCGATAATCTGCACGCTCGGCTCTTCGAGGAATTCATGGAACAGGCCCATGGCGTTGGAACCACCGCCTACGCAGGCGACCAGACTGTCTGGCAGGCGGCCTTCTTTCTCGTGCAGCTGGGCGCGGGTTTCTTTGCCGATGATCGACTGGAAGTCGCGGACCATGGCCGGGTAAGGGTGTGGGCCGGCGACGGTGCCGATCAGGTAGAAGGTGTCGTCGACGTTGGTAACCCAGTCGCGCAGCGCCTCGTTCATGGCGTCCTTCAGGGTGCCGGTGCCGGCGGTAACTGGGACGATCTCAGCGCCCAGCAGCTTCATGCGGAATACGTTGGCCTGCTGGCGCTCGATGTCAGTGGCACCCATGTAGATCACGCAAGGCAGGCCAAAACGGGCGGCGACGGTGGCGGTGGCTACACCGTGCATGCCGGCGCCGGTTTCGGCGATCAGGCGCTTCTTGCCCATGCGTTTGGCCAGCAGTACCTGGCCGATGCAGTTGTTCACCTTGTGCGCGCCGGTGTGGTTAAGCTCTTCACGCTTGAAGAAAATCTTCGCGCCGCCGCAGTGTTCGGTCAGGCGTTCGGCGAAGTACAGCGGGTTGGGGCGGCCGATGTAGTCGCGCTGGAAGTAGGCCAGCTCTTCGAGGAACTTGGGGTCAGCCTTGGCCGCTTCGTATTCGCGGGCCAGGTCCAGCACCAGTGGCATCAGGGTTTCGGCCACGTAACGGCCGCCGAACGAGCCGAACAGGCCATTGGCGTCGGGGCCGGGGCGGTATTGGGACTGGGTCATGGGGCGCTCCAAGGCGTAATGAATGAGTGATGGGCTTTACTGTAACCACGGCAAGCCCGGCTGAAAACCGATAAGATTGCGCAAACTTGTCAGAAAAACTCACAGGTAAAATGGCCCACGACCTCCCTCCCCTCAACGCCCTGCGGGCCTTTGAGGCTACTGCTCGGCTTAACAGCGTCAGCCAGGCGGCTGAAGCGCTGCACGTAACCCATGGCGCTGTTAGCCGGCAGATCAAAGTGCTCGAGGAACACTTGGGCACGGCGCTGTTCGTCAAGGATGGGCGTGGCATCAAACTCACAGATGCTGGCGCCCGCCTGCGTGATGCCAGCAGCGAGGCCTTCGACCGGCTGCGCAGCGTCTGTGCCGAACTCAGCCGCGACGGAAGCGAGGCACCGTTCGTGCTGGGCTGTTCGGGCAGCCTGCTGGCGCGCTGGTTCATTCCGCGGTTGGGGCGGCTGCAGGCGGATTTGCCGGAGTTGCGCTTGCACCTGTCGGCGGGGGAAGGCGACCTCGACCCTCGGCGGCCAGGGCTGGATGCGCTGCTGGTATATGCCGAGCCTCCGTGGCCTGCCGACATGCAGGTGCATGTGCTGGCCGAGGAGCGCATTGGGCCGGTGCTCAGCCCGCATTTCGCTGGCTGCGAGCGCTTGCTGGGGGCACCTGCCAAGGCCTTGCTGGGCGAGGCGCTGCTGCACACCACCTCGCGCCCGCAGGCGTGGCCGACCTGGGCGCTGGAACAGGGCCTGAACCCGGAGGCCCTCCACTATGGCCAGGCCTTCGAGCACCTGTATTACCTATTGGAAGCGGCCGTGGCGGGCTTGGGTGTGGCCATTGCGCCGCAACCGCTGGTCGCAGATGACCTGCGGGCAGGCCGTTTGAGTGCGCCATGGGGCTTTTCACCAACCCCTGCGGCATTGGCACTGTGGGTGCCCCGGCGCGCCGCAGATGGGCGCGCCGAGCAGTTGGCGCAGTGGCTACGTGCGGAGCTTGCGCGGCAGAGCGCTTAGTTGCGTTTGCACATCAGATACGCCGCCAATAGGCCCAGTGCGCCTATGGCTACGCCAGCGGTGGTATACGGGTGTTCCTGGGCGTAGTCACGGGTAGCGATACCCGTTTGGCGCGTACGTTGTTTCACTTCGTCATAGGCATCGCTGAGCAGGCTGCGCGAATGACGAAGGGCGCTCTCGGCGTTGCTGCGCATTGCCTTTACCGATTTCTGGGACTCTTCCGACGCATCATGCTTGAGGTTCTCCAAGCTTTTCAGAAGGCTCTCGATCTCCGCTTCCATGCTTTCCAGGGACGTCTTACGCAGCGAGTGGCGGGGCATGTTGACTCTCCTTTGCAGTAGGGACTGTAAGGAATGCGACCTTAGGTCGGCGTGAAAGTGCGATCGAACTTTTACCAACGGTGACGGCTCGCAGGGTAAACCCGGCCTGCGCTGCTAGGCTGAACCTCACCGTTATCCAAGGAGAGCGCTCATGACCGATCATCACACGTACAAGAAGATTGAGCTGGTGGGGTCTTCACCTACCAGCATCGAGGAGGCGATCAACAACGCCTTGGCCGAAGCCGGAAAGAGCATCAAGCACCTGGAGTGGTTTGAAGTGATCGATACCCGGGGCCATATCCGCGACAACAAGGCGGCGCACTTTCAGGTCACGCTGAAGGTTGGCTTCCGTATCGCCAATAGCTGAAACACAGCCGGGCTGGATGAGCTCGGCGGGATCGGGTATTAGGAAGGGGGCGCCCTGGCGGGCGCCCTTTCTGATTTCATCTGCACAAGGAAAGCGATTGATGAACAAACTGATTCTGGCGCTGGGTCTGATGACCCTGGCCGGCGGTGCGCTTGCAGCCGGCAAGCCGTGCGAGGAGCTGAAGGCGGAGATTGCCGCCAAGCTGGATGCCAAGGGCGTCACCGGCTACAAGCTGGAGATCGTCAACAAGGGCGAGCCGGCCGGCAAGGTGATTGGTAGCTGCGAGGGCGGGACCAAGGAGATTGTGTACCGCCGCGGCTGATGTGTTGGCTTCTTCGCGGGCTTGCCCGCGAAGAAGGTCACGCGCTCTTGAGGGCCTGCGCCATCAGCTCATAGGACCGAATCCGGTCAGCATGCTCATACAAATCACAGGTAAAGATCAGCTCATCCGCACCGGTTTGCTCCAGCAGCACCTCCACCTTGGCCCGCACCTTCTGTGGGCTGCCAATCATCGCCAGGCCCAGGAAGCTGCCAACCGCATCCCGCTCGTGGGGCAACCACAGCCCATCCATGCTCTCCACAGGCGGCTTTTGCATCAGACTCTGCCCGCGAATCAGCGCCAGGATGCGCTGGTACACCGAGGTGGCCAGGTATTCGGCCTTTTCATCGGTATCCGCTACTACCATGGGGATGCCCAGCATCACATACGGCTTGGCCAGCGTGGTCGAGGGCTTGAAGTGGTTGCGGTAAACGCGGATCGCCTCGTGCATGTAGCGCGGCGCGAAGTGCGAGGCGAAGGCATAGGGCATGCCGCGCATGCCGGCCAGCTGGGCACTGAATAGGCTGGAGCCAAGCAGCCACATCGGTATGTCGGTGTCATACCCGGGCACGGCGATCACTTTTTGATCATCGGTGCGCGGGCCGAGGTAGCGCGACAGTTCTTCGACATCGTCCGGGAAGTCGTCCGGGCTGCCAGCGCGATCGCGGCGCAGGGCGTAGGCGGTCATCTGGTCGGAACCCGGCGCGCGCCCCAGGCCGAGGTCGATGCGCCCTGGGTAGAGGCTGGCCAGGGTGCCAAACTGTTCGGCAATCACCAGCGGCGCGTGGTTGGGCAGCATGACCCCGCCAGAGCCCACGCGAATGGTCGAGGTGCCACCGGCCAAGTAACCAATCAGCACCGAGGTGGCCGAACTGGCGATGCCGTCCATGTTGTGGTGCTCGGCCACCCAGAAGCGGTTGTAGCCAAAGCGTTCGACGTGTTGCGCCAGGTCCAACGAATTGCGCAATGACTGCGCGGGGCCAGCGTCAGCGCGCACGGGCACCAGGTCGAGGGTGGAAATCTTCAGGTCACGCAGCTGGGTCATAGGAGCCTCCGCAAAAGTGGTTGGCCAGAGGCCTTATTGACTCTGTATGGGCGTATTCGTTGGATTCAATGCTTGCTATGCGAATGATCTGAACTTGCCGTAGGCGCCTGGCCTCTGAACCCATAAGTACGTAACCCAGCGACCAGGAGGCATCATGAAAAAGACAGCATCGGCGATCTGGCAAGGTGGCCTGAAGGATGGCAAAGGCCTGCTTTCTACCGAAAGTGGCGCGCTGAAGCAGAACCCTTACGGTTTCAATACCCGTTTCGAGGGCTCGCCCGGGACCAACCCGGAAGAACTGATCGGCGCGGCACACGCCGGCTGCTTCTCGATGGCGCTGTCGATGATGCTAGGCGAAGCGGGGTTGACTGCCGAGCGGATTGACACCGCTGCCGAGGTGACGCTCGACAAGCAACCTGACGGTTTTGCCATTACCGCTGTGCATCTGGTGCTCAGGGCCAAGGTGCCGGGCGCGAGCGAGGCGCAGTTCCTGGAAATTGCCAACAAGGCCAAGGCGGGGTGCCCAGTGTCCAAGGTGCTGAACGCGAAAATCAGCCTGGATGCGGCGCTGGTGGGTTGAAGCGGTGCAATTAGGGCGGTTTGTTGTAGTCTAAACAGCGTCGGCAGCACGCTGCCCTATCAGGAGCGGTTTCATGATTCGCCTAGCAATCGCCTTGTTGGCTCCCCTGGTCGCCACCTCAACGCTGGCGGCAGTAAAGCCGTGCGAGGAACTCAAAGCCGAGATCGAGGCCAAGATCCAGGCGCAGGGGGTTGCGTCCTATACCTTGGAGATCGTGCCCAACAGCGAGGTCAAGGACCCGAATATGGTGGTCGGCACTTGCGATGGTGGGACAAAGAAGATCATCTACCAGAAGAATGATCGGTAGGTTTGGGATTCAGGGGCTTTGCGGCCCCTGAATCAAGGAATGCAGAACACCTCGCTAGGCTCGTTCACCAGTACCTTGCGGCTGGCGTCATACAGCAGCACCTGCGGCTCCATCACTGGCGCCCTCGCCTCCAGGCGATAGCGCTCGCCGGCCTTGAAGTTGTCAAAGCGTACGGTCAGGTAGCAGGTACGGTCTCTGGGCTCGGTCATGACGCCCCCCGCGTAGATTTCATAATCGAAGCGCACCACCAGTTCGTGTTTACCCGGCGTCACCTGGAAGTAGCGGCCATCGTCCAGGCGCTTGCCATCAAGGCGGTCGGCCATGATCACCCTACCGGGTGTCATGGTGTAGAGATCGACCCAGGCCTGCTTGGGGTCGACGGGCGGCAAGGGGCTGGCGCAAGCCCCCAGCGCACTGAGGGCGATCAGCATCATGGGCTGGCGCATGGCAAAACTCCCACTTGCGATTTACACCCTTCAAGCATAGCGCCGTTTGCGCGGTTCAGGTGCGTTGGCAGCCTGCAGGCAAACCCTGGCCGAGCAGTTTTTGCTGGTGGTCGTAGAGTTTGATCCAGGGGCGGAAACCGATGCTACCGGCCTGCAACTGGTAGCGCTGGCCGGCGCTGAAGTCCTTGAAGGTCAGTTTGACCTGGCAATCGCGCCACAGTGGCTGGTCGACTGGGCCAATGTTGCTGGGCGTAACTGCAAACTGATAGCGCACGGTCAGCTCGTGGCTGCCGGGCTGCACTTCGAAATAACGGCTATCAGCCCAGTCGCGTTCGTCTACCTGCACAGCGTGCAGCGAAGTGTCTTGGTACGGCGTGAGGTCGATCCAGGCCTGGTTTGGGTCTGGGTCTGGCAAGGTCGAACAGGCGGATATCAGCAACAGTGAGCCGGTGACCAACAGTGCACGCATGGCGAAACTCCCCCTTGGCGAGATAGTCTTGGAGCGAATTGGCCATGAGCGAGTCAGACAGTCCCGGATGCTTCGACTTTTTCTTATTCAGCGCTCAGGCCCTGGGGCACTCGACCGCATTTTCACCCGTTTGGTTCCGCTGCTGGCGCTGCTCCTGCTGAACGGTTGCAGCAGCGCGGCCTACTATGGCCAGCTTGCCGAGGGCCAGTGGCAGTTGCTGCGCGCACGCCAGCCGGTGGAGCAGGTACTGGCCGACCCGGCCACCTCGGTGCAACTGCGCACGCGCCTGGCGCGTGCGGAGCAGGCGCGAGCGTTTGCCAGCCAGCAGCTGAAACTGCCCGACAACCGCAGCTACCGGGTTTATGCCGACCTTGGCCGGCCCTACGTGGTGTGGAATGTCTTCGCCACGCCCGAGCTGTCGTTGCAGCCGGTGACGCACTGCTTCCCGATTGCAGGCTGCGTGGCGTACCGCGGCTACTACCAGCCCGGCGCTGCGCGTGGGGCGGCGGCATTGATGCGCCAGGGCGGCATGGACGTTTACGTGGGCGGCGTGGAGGCCTATTCCACCTTGGGCTGGTTCGATGACCCGATCCTGTCGTCGATGGTTGGCTGGGGCGACGAGCGCTTGGCCACGTTGATTTTCCATGAGTTGGCCCACCAGCGCTTGTATGTGCAGGACGACACCGAGTTCAACGAGTCGTTTGCCTCTTTTGTCGAGCAGGAAGGCACGCGGCAATGGCGACTGGCGCGTGGGCTTGCCGCGGAGGGTGCGGACCAGGGGCAGCAGCGTGACCAATTCATCCGGTTGGTGCTGGCCAGCCGCGAGCGGTTGCAGGCGATTTATGCCGGGCAGTTGGATGATGCGCACAAGCGGATTGCCAAGCAGGCGGAGTTCGAGCGGCTAAGGCAGGAGTATCGGCATTTGCGCGATGGCGCTTGGGGGGGTGACAAGCGTTATGACGCGTGGATGTATGGGCCGATGAACAATGCCAAGTTGTTGCCGTTTGGGCTGTATGACCAGTGGGTGCCGGCGTTTGCGGCGGTATTCCGTGAGGTGGGTGGGGACTGGGCGCGGTTTTATCAGCAGGTCGAGCAGTTGGGGCGGATGCCGATTGAAGAGAGGAAAGCGGCATTGCAGCGGTTGATGGTGAACCTGTGAGCATTTGGGGCCGCTTTGCGGCCCATCGTCGGCAAGCCAACTCCCACCGGTACTGCGCATGGCTTGAAATCGGTGCGGCCTGACGTGTGGCTTGCCTGCGATGGGCTGCAAAGCAGCCCCCAGGGCCATCAAGCCTTAAGGAACGCCTGATGCATCTCGGCCAAGGTAGCAAAGTGGAACGCCGGCGCCTCCGCCATCAACTCTTCCTGGCTACCAAACCCATACCCCACCGCTACCGCCTGCAAGCCATTGCTGCGCGCACCGATCAGGTCATGCTTGCGGTCACCGATCATCAGCGTTTGCGCCGGGTCTAGCCCTTCTTCATCCAGCAGGTGGCGAATCAGTTCGACCTTGTTGGTGCGGGTGCCGTCCAGTTCACTGCCGTAGATCACCTTGAAGTGCTGGTCGAAGGTGAAATGCCGGGCGATTTCCCGGGCGAACTGCCACGGCTTGGAGGTGGCGATGTACAGCGTGCGGCCTTGGCTATTGAGGGCTTCGAGTAGCTCCGGCACACCTTCGAATACCAGGTTCTCGTAGAGGCCGGTGGCGCTGAACCGCTCCCGATAGAAGTTCACCGCCTCCCAGGCTTTAGCCTCGTCGAAGTGGTAGAACTGCATGAAGGCCTGCAGCAGGGGCGGGCCGATGAAGTGTTCGAGGCGGCTCAGGTCTGGCTCGTCGATGCCCAGCTTGGCCAGCGCGTATTGGATCGAGCGGGTGATGCCCTGGCGGGGATCGGTCAGGGTGCCGTCGAGGTCGAACAGGATATGTTGCTGGTGCATTTATTGGGTTCCACGTGAGTGCTGCGTGGCCTTCTTCGCGGGCAAGCCCGCGAATGTGGTCATTCAGGTTGGTGGTAGCCTTCGGCCAGGTGCTGGTCCTTGAGCTTCACATAGTTGCTGGCACTGTAGGAGAAGAACGCGCGTTCCTTGTCGTTCAGCAGTCGGGCCTGCTTCACCGGGCTGCCCATGTACAGGTAACCGCTGACCAGGCGCTTGCCGGGCGGTACCAGGCTGCCGGCGCCGATGATCACTTCGTCCTCGACAATGGCACCATCCATGATGGTGCTGCCCATACCGACCAGGATGCGGTTGCCCAGGGTACAGCCATGCAGCATGACCTTGTGGCCGATTGTTACCTCGTCGCCGATGATCAGCGGGAAGCCGTCCGGGTTGAAAGGGCCGGCGTGGGTAATGTGCAGCACGCTGCCGTCTTGCACGCTGGTGCGCGCGCCGATGCGGATGCGGTGCATGTCGCCGCGCACCACGGTCAGCGGCCAGACCGAGCTGTCTTCGCCAATCTCCACGTCGCCCAACACCACCGCCGAACGGTCGACGAAGGCCCGGGGCCCAACTTTCGGAGTGTGTTGCTGGAAGCTTCGGATGGCCATGATAGCGTCTCTCATCTGTGCCGATAGGCAGGCTGCCTGCTGCGGTCGGCGTCGATTGTAATTAAGATGGGGCAGTGTTTCTTCTGCCAAGGTATCCAAACCGTGAGTGCGAACAACCCACTTCTGCAGTCCTACGATCTGCCGCCCTTCTCGCAAATCCGTGCTGAGCACGTGTTGCCGGCGATCGAAGCGATCCTGGCCGACAACCGTAAAGCCATTGCCGAGATCCTCGAAAAGCAGGGCAGTAACCCGACCTGGGCCGGCCTGGTGCTGGCCATGGACGAACTGAACGACCGTCTGGGTGCCGCCTGGAGCCCGGTCAGCCATCTCAATGCGGTGTGCAACAACCAGGAGTTGCGCGAGGCCTATGAGTCGTGCCTGCCGGCGCTGAGTGCCTACTCTACCGAACTGGGCCAGAACCGTGCGCTGTTCGACGCCTACCAGGCGCTGATCAACAGCCCCGAGGCCGCCAGCTTCGACGTGGCGCAAAAGACTATCCTCGAGCACGCCCTGCGTGACTTCCGCCTGTCGGGTATCGACCTGCCAGCGGACAAGCAGCAGCGCTACGCCGAAGTACAAAGCAAGCTCAGCGAGCTGGGCAGCCGTTTCTCCAACCAGTTGCTCGACGCCACCCAGGCCTGGACCAAGCACGTCACTGACGAAGCCGCACTGGCCGGCCTGACCGATTCGGCCAAGGCACAAATGGCTGCCGCCGCCCAGGCCAAGGGCCTCGACGGCTGGTTGATTACCTTGGAATTCCCCAGCTACTACGCGGTGATGACCTACGCCAGCGACCGCGCCCTGCGCGAAGAGTTGTACGCCGCCTACTGTACCCGCGCCTCGGACCAAGGCCCGAATGCCGGCCAGTTCGACAACGGCCCGGTAATGCAGGAAATTCTCGCCCTGCGCCAGGAGCTGGCCGAGCTGCTGGGCTACAAGAACTACGCCGAACTGAGCCTGGCCACCAAGATGGCCGAGTCCAGCGACCAGGTGTTGAGCTTCCTGCGTGACCTGGCCAAACGTTCCAAGCCGTTCGCCGCCCAGGACCTGGAGCAGCTCAAAGCCTACGCCGCTGAGCAGGGCTGCCATGAGCTGGCCAGCTGGGATGCCGGCTATTACGGCGAGAAGCTGCGCGAACAGCGCTACAGCGTGTCGCAGGAAGCCCTGCGCGCGTACTTCCCGATCGACAAGGTACTGGGCGGCCTGTTCAGCATCGTGCAGCGCCTGTACGGCATCGAAATCGCCGAACTCAAGGGCTTCGACAGCTGGCACGCGGACGTGCGCCTGTTCGAGATCAAGGAAAACGGCCAGCACGTCGGCCGCTTCTTCTTCGACCTGTATGCCCGAGCCAACAAGCGTGGTGGTGCCTGGATGGACGGCGCCCGCGACCGGCGTCGTACTGCCAGCGGCCAGCTGCAGAGCCCGGTAGCCAACCTGGTATGCAATTTCACCCCGGCCGCGCCCGGCAAACCGGCGCTGCTGACCCACGATGAAGTCACTACACTGTTCCATGAGTTCGGTCATGGCCTGCACCACCTGCTGACCCGCATCGAGCATGCCGGCGTTTCCGGCATCAACGGCGTGGCCTGGGACGCGGTCGAGCTGCCCAGCCAGTTCATGGAAAACTGGTGCTGGGAGCCAGAA
Proteins encoded:
- a CDS encoding DUF1161 domain-containing protein; the protein is MIRLAIALLAPLVATSTLAAVKPCEELKAEIEAKIQAQGVASYTLEIVPNSEVKDPNMVVGTCDGGTKKIIYQKNDR
- a CDS encoding DUF1161 domain-containing protein, coding for MNKLILALGLMTLAGGALAAGKPCEELKAEIAAKLDAKGVTGYKLEIVNKGEPAGKVIGSCEGGTKEIVYRRG
- a CDS encoding NAD(P)-dependent oxidoreductase, with amino-acid sequence MKNAETPVFKLVLFGPECSLGSALMVELLSRQHEVTAVVDNLNRHAPRPGLHFKIGGLGDADQAEQGAAGGSAVIALLSALAPRDLLEQARMSDALVAGLKPTTIRRLLLVGDFDVLDEPSKYSEIERECVDQVVDGLQRSVLHWTLINAPQELAGLGVEHFRSTEGTLEPGLAEPLRRLARIAAGMVDMLELDLHRGEHLNFVV
- a CDS encoding DOPA 4,5-dioxygenase family protein; protein product: MQRIKGYHAHVYYDAATMQQARELCEEASRLFPVTMGRMHQKPVGPHPDWSCQLAFEPEIVGVVLPWLALYRKGLVVFMHPLTGDELADHRDHAIWMGAVRPLDLSMFGG
- a CDS encoding gamma carbonic anhydrase family protein codes for the protein MAIRSFQQHTPKVGPRAFVDRSAVVLGDVEIGEDSSVWPLTVVRGDMHRIRIGARTSVQDGSVLHITHAGPFNPDGFPLIIGDEVTIGHKVMLHGCTLGNRILVGMGSTIMDGAIVEDEVIIGAGSLVPPGKRLVSGYLYMGSPVKQARLLNDKERAFFSYSASNYVKLKDQHLAEGYHQPE
- the trpA gene encoding tryptophan synthase subunit alpha → MSRLEQRFAELKAEGRSALVTFVTAGDPGYDASLQILKGLPAAGADVIELGMPFTDPMADGVAIQLATLRALEAGQTLAKTLQMVREFRVDNQTTPIVLMGYYNPIHRFGVEKFVAEAKQAGVDGLIIVDLPPEHDAELASPAQAAGIDFIRLTTPTTDDARLPRVLERSSGFVYYVSVAGVTGAGSATTEHVTEAIARLRRHTDLPISVGFGIRTPEQAANIARLADGVVVGSALVDKIAQAKSADQAVSDVLSLCSALAEGVRGARR
- the trpB gene encoding tryptophan synthase subunit beta — protein: MTQSQYRPGPDANGLFGSFGGRYVAETLMPLVLDLAREYEAAKADPKFLEELAYFQRDYIGRPNPLYFAERLTEHCGGAKIFFKREELNHTGAHKVNNCIGQVLLAKRMGKKRLIAETGAGMHGVATATVAARFGLPCVIYMGATDIERQQANVFRMKLLGAEIVPVTAGTGTLKDAMNEALRDWVTNVDDTFYLIGTVAGPHPYPAMVRDFQSIIGKETRAQLHEKEGRLPDSLVACVGGGSNAMGLFHEFLEEPSVQIIGVEAGGHGVHTDKHAASLNGGVPGVLHGNRTYLLQDEDGQITDAHSISAGLDYPGIGPEHAYLHEVKRVEYVSITDDEALDAFHACCRLEGIIPALESSHALAEAIKRAPNLPKDHLMVVCLSGRGDKDMQTVMSHMAAQEKQA
- a CDS encoding LLM class flavin-dependent oxidoreductase, with translation MTQLRDLKISTLDLVPVRADAGPAQSLRNSLDLAQHVERFGYNRFWVAEHHNMDGIASSATSVLIGYLAGGTSTIRVGSGGVMLPNHAPLVIAEQFGTLASLYPGRIDLGLGRAPGSDQMTAYALRRDRAGSPDDFPDDVEELSRYLGPRTDDQKVIAVPGYDTDIPMWLLGSSLFSAQLAGMRGMPYAFASHFAPRYMHEAIRVYRNHFKPSTTLAKPYVMLGIPMVVADTDEKAEYLATSVYQRILALIRGQSLMQKPPVESMDGLWLPHERDAVGSFLGLAMIGSPQKVRAKVEVLLEQTGADELIFTCDLYEHADRIRSYELMAQALKSA
- a CDS encoding OsmC family protein, translating into MKKTASAIWQGGLKDGKGLLSTESGALKQNPYGFNTRFEGSPGTNPEELIGAAHAGCFSMALSMMLGEAGLTAERIDTAAEVTLDKQPDGFAITAVHLVLRAKVPGASEAQFLEIANKAKAGCPVSKVLNAKISLDAALVG
- a CDS encoding dodecin; translation: MTDHHTYKKIELVGSSPTSIEEAINNALAEAGKSIKHLEWFEVIDTRGHIRDNKAAHFQVTLKVGFRIANS
- a CDS encoding LysR family transcriptional regulator, translating into MAHDLPPLNALRAFEATARLNSVSQAAEALHVTHGAVSRQIKVLEEHLGTALFVKDGRGIKLTDAGARLRDASSEAFDRLRSVCAELSRDGSEAPFVLGCSGSLLARWFIPRLGRLQADLPELRLHLSAGEGDLDPRRPGLDALLVYAEPPWPADMQVHVLAEERIGPVLSPHFAGCERLLGAPAKALLGEALLHTTSRPQAWPTWALEQGLNPEALHYGQAFEHLYYLLEAAVAGLGVAIAPQPLVADDLRAGRLSAPWGFSPTPAALALWVPRRAADGRAEQLAQWLRAELARQSA
- a CDS encoding HAD family hydrolase is translated as MHQQHILFDLDGTLTDPRQGITRSIQYALAKLGIDEPDLSRLEHFIGPPLLQAFMQFYHFDEAKAWEAVNFYRERFSATGLYENLVFEGVPELLEALNSQGRTLYIATSKPWQFAREIARHFTFDQHFKVIYGSELDGTRTNKVELIRHLLDEEGLDPAQTLMIGDRKHDLIGARSNGLQAVAVGYGFGSQEELMAEAPAFHFATLAEMHQAFLKA
- a CDS encoding aminopeptidase, translating into MQRSGPGALDRIFTRLVPLLALLLLNGCSSAAYYGQLAEGQWQLLRARQPVEQVLADPATSVQLRTRLARAEQARAFASQQLKLPDNRSYRVYADLGRPYVVWNVFATPELSLQPVTHCFPIAGCVAYRGYYQPGAARGAAALMRQGGMDVYVGGVEAYSTLGWFDDPILSSMVGWGDERLATLIFHELAHQRLYVQDDTEFNESFASFVEQEGTRQWRLARGLAAEGADQGQQRDQFIRLVLASRERLQAIYAGQLDDAHKRIAKQAEFERLRQEYRHLRDGAWGGDKRYDAWMYGPMNNAKLLPFGLYDQWVPAFAAVFREVGGDWARFYQQVEQLGRMPIEERKAALQRLMVNL
- a CDS encoding YqjD family protein, with the protein product MPRHSLRKTSLESMEAEIESLLKSLENLKHDASEESQKSVKAMRSNAESALRHSRSLLSDAYDEVKQRTRQTGIATRDYAQEHPYTTAGVAIGALGLLAAYLMCKRN